From Labrus bergylta chromosome 22, fLabBer1.1, whole genome shotgun sequence, one genomic window encodes:
- the LOC109990600 gene encoding dynactin subunit 1 isoform X10, with amino-acid sequence MALNRRHSYTPRLTSPLISKMSSAGTVESGKPPKIGSAVEVIGKGQRGTVAYIGATLFASGKWVGVILNEPKGKNDGTVQGKRYFTCEENHGIFVRQSQLQVVEESSGATSPDTPESGITKIPRQRDIPETPKITKQASRESLSSSLSGDVSEATLSSHQGALGAPVMPQPSGSPAAVAAQVPATPNKVEPAMSMQEDESLRAQVKDLEEKLETLKMKRTEDKAKLKELEKHKIQLEQLQEWKNKMQEQQAELQKQLKEAKKEAREAQEAKDRYMEEMSDTADAIEMATLDKEMAEERAESLQVEVDTLKEKVEELSMDLEILRHEISEKGSDGAASSYHVKQLEEQNARLKEALVRMRDLSSSEKQEHVKLQKQMEKKNSELDTLRTQKEKFQEEVKQAESTIDELKEQVDAALGSEEMVETLTERNLDLEEKVRELRETVTDLEAINEMNDELQENARETEMELREQLDLGSAKVREADKRVEAAQETVADYQQTINKYRELTTGLQEANRELISQQNANTEQVHPPPAELFDFKIKFAETRAYAKAIEMELRKMEVAQSNRQVSLLTSFMPDSFLRHGGDHDCILVLLLIPRLICKAELISKQAQEKFDLNGKMAQGSGLRGPPGEQCSFASGLVYSLGLLQATLHKYEQALNDCSVDVFKRMGTLYSEMSFHERSLDYFIDLLHKDQLDETVQVEPLTKAIKYYQQLYSVHLADHTEDCTVQLADHIKFTQSALDCMGVEVARLRSFLAAGQESAGLSVLLKDLDTSCSDIKQFCKKIRRRMPGTDVVGVPVALHYGLQVSEALMECRRQQSRVVAVLQEVAAAGAQMVSTLAEQEGLNALKLEDIACKAVEQVYGSHGVNGPDCLRQSCSSVIAAMNKLATAMQEGEYDADRPQAKTPPVEIRASTVRAEMTDAEGLGVKLEDRETVIKELKRSLKIKGEELSEANVRLSLLEKKLDTSTKDADERVEKIQTKLDENLALLKKKEKEFEETMDALQADIDQLEAEKAELKQRINNQSKMTIEGLRSPQSSGIASIVQGSAGAGLSPSLAGPVQVVDSPLLRKQVEAQRLGIKQLKNENNRLKAEKMRAQLASLPPLCPPKLPHMSKESSMPPDGLNTGIYRRTDQLLATLLKLSAEVKVIDVTGKTAVSASSQLLEQTARLQNLSDALVKLKGEVAEHVVSYQPGAKATSDFATFPVSSFVKAKEEKQGGTVFVGRVAIPCIRGQEQVHRLVLSQQQLQKVHRLLMA; translated from the exons ATGGCTTTGAACAGGCGACATTCTTATACTCCCCGG CTGACAAGCCCACTGATCAGCAAAATGAGTAGTGCAGGAACAGTGGAAAGTGGAAAACCCCCAAAG ATTGGCTCCGCAGTAGAGGTGATAGGGAAGGGTCAGCGTGGTACTGTTGCCTATATTGGCGCTACCCTTTTTGCCTCTGGGAAATGGGTGGGTGTCATTCTCAATGAACCCAAAGGCAAGAATGATGGCACTGTTCAAGGGAAACGCTACTTTACCTGTGAGGAAAATCATGGAATATTTGTCAGACAGTCCCAG CTCCAGGTGGTGGAAGAAAGCTCCGGTGCCACCTCTCCAGATACTCCCGAGTCAGGCATTACAAAGATTCCTCGACAAAGAG ACATTCCAGAGACTCCAAAGATAACCAAGCAG GCGTCTCGTGAGAGCCTGTCGTCCTCCCTGTCCGGTGATGTAAGTGAGGCTACACTGTCCTCCCATCAGGGTGCACTAGGAGCTCCTGTGATGCCTCAGCCCAGCGGATCGCCTGCAGCAGTGGCAGCCCAGGTCCCTGCCACTCCAAACAAG GTGGAACCTGCCATGTCCATGCAG GAGGACGAATCATTGCGAGCTCAGGTCAAGGACCTAGAGGAAAAACTAGAAACGCTGAAGATGAAGCGGACCGAGGACAAGGCCAAGCTGAAGGAGCTCGAGAAACACAAAATCCAACTTGAGCAGCTTCAGGAGTGGAAGAACAAAATGCAGGAGCAACAGGCTGAACTGCAGAAACAACTCAAAGAGGcaaagaag GAAGCCCGTGAGGCACAGGAGGCCAAGGACCGTTACATGGAGGAGATGTCGGACACAGCAGACGCCATAGAAATGGCCACACTGGACAAAGAGATGGCAGAAGAGCGAGCTGAGTCACTGCAGGTGGAGGTGGACACTTTGAAGGAGAAAGTGGAGGAGCTGTCGATGGACCTGGAGATCCTGAGACATGAGATTTCAGAAAAag gctctgatggagctgcatcAAGTTATCACGTCAAACAGCTTGAGGAGCAGAATGCTCGACTGAAGGAGGCATTGGTTCG GATGCGTGACCTGTCCTCTTCAGAGAAGCAGGAACATGTGAAGCTGCAGAAgcagatggagaagaagaactCTGAGCTGGACACTCTGAGGACTCAGAAGGAAAAATTTCAGGAAGAGGTCAAACAGGCGGAGTCCACTATTGATGAGCTGAAGGAGCAG GTGGATGCTGCTCTCGGGTCAGAGGAGATGGTGGAGACCTTAACAGAGAGGAACCTTGACCTAGAGGAGAAAGTCCGAGAGCTGAGAGAAACAGTGACTGATCTG GAGGCTATAAACGAGATGAATGATGAACTCCAGGAGAACGCCCGGGAAACAGAAATGGAACTAAGAGAGCAGTTGGACCTGGGTTCAGCAAAGGTCAGAGAGGCTGACAAAAGGGTGGAGGCTGCCCAGGAGACTGTGGCTGATTACCAGCAGACCATCAACAAGTACAGAGAGCTGACCACTGGACTACAG GAGGCCAACAGAGAGTTGATCAGCCAGCAGAATGCCAACACTGAACAAGTTCACCCACCTCCCGCAGAACTATTTGACTTCAAGATCAAGTTTGCAGAGACCCGGGCCTATGCCAAG GCAATTGAGATGGAGCTTAGAAAAATGGAAGTTGCTCAGTCAAACAGACAGGTATCCCTACTCACCTCCTTCATGCCAGACTCCTTCCTCCGTCATGGTGGAGATCACGACTGTATTCTGGTCCTCCTGCTCATCCCGAGGCTCATCTGtaag GCTGAGCTCATCAGTAAACAGGCCCAGGAGAAGTTTGACCTAAATGGGAAGATGGCCCAGGGATCTGGTCTCAGAGGGCCTCCTGGAGAGCAGTGCAGCTTTGCCTCCGGACTGGTCTACTCCCTGGGCTTGCTACAGGCTACTCTGCACAAATATGAACA GGCTCTGAATGATTGCAGCGTGGATGTTTTCAAACGCATGGGTACACTCTACTCTGAAATGAGCTTCCATGAACGCTCTCTGGATTATTTCATTGACCTGCTGCATAAAGATCAACTCGATGAGACTGTTCAGGTTGAACCTCTCACCAAGGCCATCAAGTACTATCAG CAACTGTACAGTGTCCATCTGGCAGATCACACCGAAGACTGCACAGTTCAGCTGGCCGACCACATAAAG TTTACCCAGAGTGCACTGGACTGCATGGGAGTCGAGGTAGCTCGTCTGCGATCGTTTCTGGCAGCAGGTCAGGAGAGCGCTGGCCTTAGTGTTCTTCTCAAAGACCTGGACACTTCCTGCTCTGATATCAAACAGTTCTGCAAAAAGATCCGCCGCCGCATGCCAGGAACAGATGTAGTGGGAGTACCAGTAGCTCTTCATTATGGACTACAG GTGTCTGAAGCTTTAATGGAGTGTAGGCGCCAGCAGTCCCGAGTGGTAGCTGTGCTGCAGGAGGTGGCTGCAGCAGGAGCTCAGATGGTTTCTACTCTGGCGGAACAGGAGGGGCTTAACGCTCTGAAATTGGAAGACATAGCTTGCAAGGCTGTGGAGCAG gTGTATGGCTCTCATGGTGTGAACGGTCCAGACTGTCTGCGTCAGTCATGCAGCTCTGTCATTGCTGCCATGAACAAGTTGGCCACGGCCATGCAGGAAGGAGAGTACGATGCTGACAGACCACAGGCCAAG ACTCCTCCTGTGGAGATCAGGGCGTCCACCGTCAGGGCAGAGATGACGGACGCCGAGGGTCTTGGAGTGAAACTTGAGGATAGAGAGACTGTTATCAAGGAGCTCAAGAGGTCCCTCAAAATCAAG GGGGAGGAACTGAGTGAGGCAAATGTGCGACTGAGTCTGCTGGAGAAGAAGCTCGACACGTCCACCAAAGATGCAGATGAACGGGTGGAGAAAATTCAGACCAAGCTGGATGAGAACCTTGCCTtgttaaagaagaaagaaaa GGAGTTTGAGGAGACAATGGATGCTCTGCAGGCAGATATTGACCAGCTGGAGGCAGAGAAAGCAGAGCTGAAACAACGTATTAATAACCAATCTAAGATGACCATCGAAGGACTAAGAAGCCCTCAATCTTCTGGAATCGCCTCCATTGTACAGGGATCTGCAGGAG CAGGTCTGTCTCCATCCTTGGCAGGACCAGTACAGGTGGTGGACTCCCCTCTCCTCAGGAAGCAAGTTGAGGCTCAGAGACTGGGCATTAAACAGCTCaagaatgaaaacaacagacTAAAG GCTGAGAAGATGAGAGCCCAGCTAGCCTCCCTTCCTCCACTGTGTCCTCCTAAACTACCACACATGTCCAAAGAAAGCTCCATGCCACCAGATGGTCTAAACACGGGCATCTATCGCAGGACTGACCAGCTACTCGCAACCCTGCTGAAGCTGAGTGCAGAGGTTAAAGTAATAGATGTCACGGGGAAGACAGCAG tAAGTGCCAGCTCCCAGCTGCTGGAGCAGACGGCCCGTCTACAGAATCTCAGTGATGCCCTGGTTAAACTGAAG GGAGAGGTTGCTGAACATGTGGTTTCATACCAGCCTGGTGCAAAGGCTACCTCCGACTTCGCCACCTTCCCAGTCTCATCCTTTGTTAAG gccaaagaagaaaaacagggaGGAACTGTATTTGTAGGACGAGTTGCTATTCCATGCATCCGTGGACAGGAGCAAGTTCACCGCCTTGTCCTATCACAGCAGCAACTGCAGAAAGTTCATCGCCTGCTCATGGCTTGA
- the LOC109990600 gene encoding dynactin subunit 1 isoform X2 yields the protein MALNRRHSYTPRLTSPLISKMSSAGTVESGKPPKIGSAVEVIGKGQRGTVAYIGATLFASGKWVGVILNEPKGKNDGTVQGKRYFTCEENHGIFVRQSQLQVVEESSGATSPDTPESGITKIPRQRDIPETPKITKQTPVNVKKSSARRSAKWSTPGRLTPATSLPSLLVRPPGGSSLSLMASRESLSSSLSGDVSEATLSSHQGALGAPVMPQPSGSPAAVAAQVPATPNKVEPAMSMQEDESLRAQVKDLEEKLETLKMKRTEDKAKLKELEKHKIQLEQLQEWKNKMQEQQAELQKQLKEAKKEAREAQEAKDRYMEEMSDTADAIEMATLDKEMAEERAESLQVEVDTLKEKVEELSMDLEILRHEISEKGSDGAASSYHVKQLEEQNARLKEALVRMRDLSSSEKQEHVKLQKQMEKKNSELDTLRTQKEKFQEEVKQAESTIDELKEQVDAALGSEEMVETLTERNLDLEEKVRELRETVTDLEAINEMNDELQENARETEMELREQLDLGSAKVREADKRVEAAQETVADYQQTINKYRELTTGLQEANRELISQQNANTEQVHPPPAELFDFKIKFAETRAYAKAIEMELRKMEVAQSNRQVSLLTSFMPDSFLRHGGDHDCILVLLLIPRLICKAELISKQAQEKFDLNGKMAQGSGLRGPPGEQCSFASGLVYSLGLLQATLHKYEQALNDCSVDVFKRMGTLYSEMSFHERSLDYFIDLLHKDQLDETVQVEPLTKAIKYYQQLYSVHLADHTEDCTVQLADHIKFTQSALDCMGVEVARLRSFLAAGQESAGLSVLLKDLDTSCSDIKQFCKKIRRRMPGTDVVGVPVALHYGLQVSEALMECRRQQSRVVAVLQEVAAAGAQMVSTLAEQEGLNALKLEDIACKAVEQVYGSHGVNGPDCLRQSCSSVIAAMNKLATAMQEGEYDADRPQAKTPPVEIRASTVRAEMTDAEGLGVKLEDRETVIKELKRSLKIKGEELSEANVRLSLLEKKLDTSTKDADERVEKIQTKLDENLALLKKKEKEFEETMDALQADIDQLEAEKAELKQRINNQSKMTIEGLRSPQSSGIASIVQGSAGGLSPSLAGPVQVVDSPLLRKQVEAQRLGIKQLKNENNRLKAEKMRAQLASLPPLCPPKLPHMSKESSMPPDGLNTGIYRRTDQLLATLLKLSAEVKVIDVTGKTAVSASSQLLEQTARLQNLSDALVKLKGEVAEHVVSYQPGAKATSDFATFPVSSFVKAKEEKQGGTVFVGRVAIPCIRGQEQVHRLVLSQQQLQKVHRLLMA from the exons ATGGCTTTGAACAGGCGACATTCTTATACTCCCCGG CTGACAAGCCCACTGATCAGCAAAATGAGTAGTGCAGGAACAGTGGAAAGTGGAAAACCCCCAAAG ATTGGCTCCGCAGTAGAGGTGATAGGGAAGGGTCAGCGTGGTACTGTTGCCTATATTGGCGCTACCCTTTTTGCCTCTGGGAAATGGGTGGGTGTCATTCTCAATGAACCCAAAGGCAAGAATGATGGCACTGTTCAAGGGAAACGCTACTTTACCTGTGAGGAAAATCATGGAATATTTGTCAGACAGTCCCAG CTCCAGGTGGTGGAAGAAAGCTCCGGTGCCACCTCTCCAGATACTCCCGAGTCAGGCATTACAAAGATTCCTCGACAAAGAG ACATTCCAGAGACTCCAAAGATAACCAAGCAG ACACCTGTGAATGTTAAAAAG TCCTCTGCTCGCCGCTCTGCAAAG TGGAGCACTCCAGGTCGTCTGACACCTGCcacctccctcccttctctttTGGTACGTCCACCTGGCGGCTCCAGTCTGTCGCTCATG GCGTCTCGTGAGAGCCTGTCGTCCTCCCTGTCCGGTGATGTAAGTGAGGCTACACTGTCCTCCCATCAGGGTGCACTAGGAGCTCCTGTGATGCCTCAGCCCAGCGGATCGCCTGCAGCAGTGGCAGCCCAGGTCCCTGCCACTCCAAACAAG GTGGAACCTGCCATGTCCATGCAG GAGGACGAATCATTGCGAGCTCAGGTCAAGGACCTAGAGGAAAAACTAGAAACGCTGAAGATGAAGCGGACCGAGGACAAGGCCAAGCTGAAGGAGCTCGAGAAACACAAAATCCAACTTGAGCAGCTTCAGGAGTGGAAGAACAAAATGCAGGAGCAACAGGCTGAACTGCAGAAACAACTCAAAGAGGcaaagaag GAAGCCCGTGAGGCACAGGAGGCCAAGGACCGTTACATGGAGGAGATGTCGGACACAGCAGACGCCATAGAAATGGCCACACTGGACAAAGAGATGGCAGAAGAGCGAGCTGAGTCACTGCAGGTGGAGGTGGACACTTTGAAGGAGAAAGTGGAGGAGCTGTCGATGGACCTGGAGATCCTGAGACATGAGATTTCAGAAAAag gctctgatggagctgcatcAAGTTATCACGTCAAACAGCTTGAGGAGCAGAATGCTCGACTGAAGGAGGCATTGGTTCG GATGCGTGACCTGTCCTCTTCAGAGAAGCAGGAACATGTGAAGCTGCAGAAgcagatggagaagaagaactCTGAGCTGGACACTCTGAGGACTCAGAAGGAAAAATTTCAGGAAGAGGTCAAACAGGCGGAGTCCACTATTGATGAGCTGAAGGAGCAG GTGGATGCTGCTCTCGGGTCAGAGGAGATGGTGGAGACCTTAACAGAGAGGAACCTTGACCTAGAGGAGAAAGTCCGAGAGCTGAGAGAAACAGTGACTGATCTG GAGGCTATAAACGAGATGAATGATGAACTCCAGGAGAACGCCCGGGAAACAGAAATGGAACTAAGAGAGCAGTTGGACCTGGGTTCAGCAAAGGTCAGAGAGGCTGACAAAAGGGTGGAGGCTGCCCAGGAGACTGTGGCTGATTACCAGCAGACCATCAACAAGTACAGAGAGCTGACCACTGGACTACAG GAGGCCAACAGAGAGTTGATCAGCCAGCAGAATGCCAACACTGAACAAGTTCACCCACCTCCCGCAGAACTATTTGACTTCAAGATCAAGTTTGCAGAGACCCGGGCCTATGCCAAG GCAATTGAGATGGAGCTTAGAAAAATGGAAGTTGCTCAGTCAAACAGACAGGTATCCCTACTCACCTCCTTCATGCCAGACTCCTTCCTCCGTCATGGTGGAGATCACGACTGTATTCTGGTCCTCCTGCTCATCCCGAGGCTCATCTGtaag GCTGAGCTCATCAGTAAACAGGCCCAGGAGAAGTTTGACCTAAATGGGAAGATGGCCCAGGGATCTGGTCTCAGAGGGCCTCCTGGAGAGCAGTGCAGCTTTGCCTCCGGACTGGTCTACTCCCTGGGCTTGCTACAGGCTACTCTGCACAAATATGAACA GGCTCTGAATGATTGCAGCGTGGATGTTTTCAAACGCATGGGTACACTCTACTCTGAAATGAGCTTCCATGAACGCTCTCTGGATTATTTCATTGACCTGCTGCATAAAGATCAACTCGATGAGACTGTTCAGGTTGAACCTCTCACCAAGGCCATCAAGTACTATCAG CAACTGTACAGTGTCCATCTGGCAGATCACACCGAAGACTGCACAGTTCAGCTGGCCGACCACATAAAG TTTACCCAGAGTGCACTGGACTGCATGGGAGTCGAGGTAGCTCGTCTGCGATCGTTTCTGGCAGCAGGTCAGGAGAGCGCTGGCCTTAGTGTTCTTCTCAAAGACCTGGACACTTCCTGCTCTGATATCAAACAGTTCTGCAAAAAGATCCGCCGCCGCATGCCAGGAACAGATGTAGTGGGAGTACCAGTAGCTCTTCATTATGGACTACAG GTGTCTGAAGCTTTAATGGAGTGTAGGCGCCAGCAGTCCCGAGTGGTAGCTGTGCTGCAGGAGGTGGCTGCAGCAGGAGCTCAGATGGTTTCTACTCTGGCGGAACAGGAGGGGCTTAACGCTCTGAAATTGGAAGACATAGCTTGCAAGGCTGTGGAGCAG gTGTATGGCTCTCATGGTGTGAACGGTCCAGACTGTCTGCGTCAGTCATGCAGCTCTGTCATTGCTGCCATGAACAAGTTGGCCACGGCCATGCAGGAAGGAGAGTACGATGCTGACAGACCACAGGCCAAG ACTCCTCCTGTGGAGATCAGGGCGTCCACCGTCAGGGCAGAGATGACGGACGCCGAGGGTCTTGGAGTGAAACTTGAGGATAGAGAGACTGTTATCAAGGAGCTCAAGAGGTCCCTCAAAATCAAG GGGGAGGAACTGAGTGAGGCAAATGTGCGACTGAGTCTGCTGGAGAAGAAGCTCGACACGTCCACCAAAGATGCAGATGAACGGGTGGAGAAAATTCAGACCAAGCTGGATGAGAACCTTGCCTtgttaaagaagaaagaaaa GGAGTTTGAGGAGACAATGGATGCTCTGCAGGCAGATATTGACCAGCTGGAGGCAGAGAAAGCAGAGCTGAAACAACGTATTAATAACCAATCTAAGATGACCATCGAAGGACTAAGAAGCCCTCAATCTTCTGGAATCGCCTCCATTGTACAGGGATCTGCAGGAG GTCTGTCTCCATCCTTGGCAGGACCAGTACAGGTGGTGGACTCCCCTCTCCTCAGGAAGCAAGTTGAGGCTCAGAGACTGGGCATTAAACAGCTCaagaatgaaaacaacagacTAAAG GCTGAGAAGATGAGAGCCCAGCTAGCCTCCCTTCCTCCACTGTGTCCTCCTAAACTACCACACATGTCCAAAGAAAGCTCCATGCCACCAGATGGTCTAAACACGGGCATCTATCGCAGGACTGACCAGCTACTCGCAACCCTGCTGAAGCTGAGTGCAGAGGTTAAAGTAATAGATGTCACGGGGAAGACAGCAG tAAGTGCCAGCTCCCAGCTGCTGGAGCAGACGGCCCGTCTACAGAATCTCAGTGATGCCCTGGTTAAACTGAAG GGAGAGGTTGCTGAACATGTGGTTTCATACCAGCCTGGTGCAAAGGCTACCTCCGACTTCGCCACCTTCCCAGTCTCATCCTTTGTTAAG gccaaagaagaaaaacagggaGGAACTGTATTTGTAGGACGAGTTGCTATTCCATGCATCCGTGGACAGGAGCAAGTTCACCGCCTTGTCCTATCACAGCAGCAACTGCAGAAAGTTCATCGCCTGCTCATGGCTTGA